A region of Methanobrevibacter ruminantium DNA encodes the following proteins:
- a CDS encoding magnesium transporter, producing MKSLMKMVRQFGESLITLVVSIILFLFNAVKFIVSLPARFLSYIREFLADTDSVLKESLIALSICAVGDLCAGIILGNMEFFLQTYPGLMVIIPGAIGMRGNIFGSFGSRLSTHLHIGTISPEFKRSDLLDENITASIILTMVLSVLLGAIAKVICILFNFPSISLFDFVLISFIAGLISTVIMLPITMFISLKSFEGGWDPDNITTPFIAAVGDFFTLPAIILSVLIVNLIGFDPIVKMVLFAIIILITLVSLISGYTADNEVRYIVRQSTPVLFGCSILGTVAGGILNNSLSTLLKNQTLLTLVPLFSGESGGLVSILGARLSSGLHSGLIDPVLRPKKHTMENFIAIVTLAIVMYPLIGFLAESSTIAFNNIGVGYLQSILISLIAGMVLILIMLLVVFYISTISYRRGLDPDNIVIPLSTSLTDSISTLILIVVSLGLLSLI from the coding sequence TTGAAAAGTCTAATGAAGATGGTACGTCAATTTGGGGAATCTCTCATCACATTGGTTGTTAGCATTATTCTATTTTTATTCAATGCTGTAAAGTTCATTGTTTCACTTCCAGCACGTTTTCTAAGCTACATAAGAGAATTTTTAGCTGACACTGATTCTGTTTTGAAGGAAAGCCTAATTGCCCTTTCCATTTGTGCTGTAGGTGACTTGTGTGCAGGTATCATTTTAGGAAACATGGAATTCTTCCTCCAGACCTATCCTGGCCTTATGGTAATCATTCCAGGAGCTATTGGAATGAGAGGAAACATCTTTGGGTCCTTCGGATCAAGATTAAGCACTCACCTCCACATCGGTACAATATCTCCAGAATTCAAAAGGTCAGACCTTCTGGATGAAAACATTACAGCTTCAATTATCTTGACTATGGTCCTTTCAGTCTTGCTTGGAGCCATTGCAAAGGTAATCTGCATATTATTCAATTTCCCAAGCATAAGCCTATTTGACTTTGTATTGATTTCATTCATCGCTGGATTGATATCAACAGTCATCATGCTTCCTATTACAATGTTCATTTCACTTAAGAGTTTTGAAGGGGGTTGGGACCCAGATAACATCACAACACCTTTCATTGCAGCTGTAGGAGACTTCTTCACCTTGCCTGCAATCATTTTAAGTGTCTTGATTGTCAATCTAATTGGCTTTGACCCGATCGTCAAGATGGTATTGTTTGCCATCATCATATTGATTACACTTGTCTCATTGATTTCAGGATACACAGCTGACAATGAGGTAAGGTATATAGTTAGGCAATCCACTCCAGTTCTGTTCGGCTGTTCCATATTGGGAACCGTTGCTGGTGGAATATTGAACAATTCACTCAGCACACTCCTAAAGAACCAAACATTGCTTACATTGGTTCCATTGTTCTCTGGTGAAAGTGGCGGTTTGGTAAGTATCTTAGGTGCAAGATTGTCTTCAGGTCTTCACTCCGGTTTAATCGACCCGGTATTGAGACCTAAAAAGCACACTATGGAAAACTTCATAGCTATTGTGACATTAGCTATTGTAATGTATCCTTTAATTGGATTCTTGGCTGAATCCTCAACAATAGCTTTCAATAACATTGGTGTCGGATACCTTCAATCAATATTGATAAGCCTTATTGCAGGTATGGTCTTGATTCTAATCATGTTGCTTGTAGTCTTCTATATATCTACCATTTCATATAGAAGAGGCCTTGATCCGGATAATATTGTCATTCCATTGTCTACAAGCCTTACAGATTCAATATCAACATTGATTTTGATTGTAGTCTCTTTAGGTCTTTTAAGCTTGATTTAA
- the tsaA gene encoding tRNA (N6-threonylcarbamoyladenosine(37)-N6)-methyltransferase TrmO has protein sequence MKIEFDIIGTIHSPFKELEGMPIQPTGAKGIEGKICLKDEFKPGLKDIDGFSHLILIYHLHKTNGNALEVKPFMDNKTHGVFATRSPKRPNNIGMTTVKLDKVEDDILYISNVDILDGTPLLDIKPYVPQLFEDTLVDDIKIGWFETKHQKAKNQKADDRFFK, from the coding sequence ATGAAAATAGAATTTGATATTATTGGAACAATCCATTCCCCATTTAAAGAGTTAGAGGGAATGCCAATCCAACCAACTGGTGCAAAAGGAATTGAAGGTAAAATATGTCTTAAAGATGAATTCAAGCCTGGATTAAAGGATATTGATGGTTTTTCACATCTTATACTCATATATCACTTGCATAAGACAAATGGAAATGCACTCGAAGTGAAACCATTCATGGACAATAAAACACATGGAGTCTTTGCTACAAGATCTCCTAAAAGGCCTAACAATATTGGAATGACAACTGTAAAATTGGATAAGGTTGAAGATGACATTCTCTATATTTCAAATGTAGACATTCTTGACGGCACTCCACTTCTTGACATCAAGCCATACGTTCCTCAGCTATTTGAAGACACTTTAGTTGATGACATCAAGATCGGATGGTTTGAAACCAAGCATCAAAAAGCTAAAAACCAAAAGGCAGATGATAGATTCTTCAAATAA
- a CDS encoding potassium channel family protein: MPSVKDILIEMKDMSELMVDLAYSAVLFNNKAAAEEVLTLENRLNSMNYEIKKQSLVAARSLEDAEKLTTLLEIAEAAESMGNAAKDLADLTLKGFEPHLVFKMVMEESERNIIRVNVEESSALTNQSLGELLLLNRTGMRIISIRRGDSWIYGPDKNTVILAGDVLIAKGSETGTEIIEKLADGEMHLEDLGNIEEFIDDD, from the coding sequence ATGCCAAGTGTAAAAGATATTTTAATTGAAATGAAAGACATGTCGGAATTAATGGTTGATTTGGCTTATTCTGCTGTTTTATTCAACAACAAAGCTGCAGCAGAAGAGGTATTGACCCTTGAAAACAGACTCAACAGCATGAATTATGAAATAAAGAAGCAATCTCTTGTAGCTGCCCGTTCACTTGAGGATGCAGAAAAATTGACTACATTGCTTGAGATTGCAGAAGCTGCTGAATCCATGGGAAACGCTGCAAAGGATTTAGCTGACTTGACATTAAAGGGATTCGAACCACACCTTGTATTCAAAATGGTTATGGAAGAATCCGAAAGGAACATCATTCGTGTAAATGTTGAGGAAAGCTCTGCTTTAACAAACCAATCCTTAGGAGAATTGCTATTGCTCAACCGTACCGGTATGAGAATCATTTCCATCAGACGTGGGGATTCCTGGATTTATGGTCCTGACAAAAACACTGTTATCCTTGCAGGAGATGTTTTGATTGCTAAAGGATCCGAAACAGGAACTGAAATTATTGAAAAATTAGCAGATGGAGAAATGCATTTAGAAGATTTAGGAAATATTGAAGAATTTATCGATGACGATTAA
- a CDS encoding DNA-directed DNA polymerase II small subunit encodes MTAEILIKFARKGIILSPEAYDLIKNSKNPINLSSEIIVKLKSGNYSKDMVPVDVDTIMKMEGLNLEMKSPVNDEKPKSIEKPPHIQEKPLETKAPTNKPDGIEAKKPEMKEETGKKIEKPQATPEKGIVLEKPKTTEEKGIGLNEPKAEEKPKEEIEPKVNPGYASEHVVKIEDAEVSKEVEVKYKRNLTESKVSFDKFKVLKDTSNKSYTSGEIRNLIDYFQNRYKKLSGILEKRPELRTWQKINEITENQTDLNLIVMITDIRSTKNGHYLIEVEDDTGSLPILVSKDNDELIRAARNLMRDEVIGVIAQKRAGQSENQLAICQNLIDPDVPRKDRKEVDFGTVFTSDIHIGSSTFLEDAFVRFTKWLNGDYGNEEQREMANNVKYMIIGGDIVDGIGVYPNQDKELAIKDITAQYDEAARLVGDIRSDIKIIITPGNHDASRVAEPQPAVPEKYAKSLYKLNNVEFLSNPSTVSLDGLEVLIYHGRGIDDMVMGSNDFSHERNDLVMKEFLRKRHLAPLYGERTPLASELEDHLVIDRVPDVLHTGHVHINTYANYNGIHCINSGTFQTQTEFQKIYNIVPTPAEVPIIDVGGNYKQLKFID; translated from the coding sequence ATGACTGCTGAAATTCTAATTAAATTTGCGAGGAAAGGGATAATATTATCTCCAGAGGCTTATGATTTAATTAAAAACTCTAAAAATCCTATAAATTTAAGTTCAGAAATTATCGTGAAATTGAAAAGCGGAAATTATTCTAAAGATATGGTTCCAGTTGATGTTGACACCATAATGAAAATGGAAGGGCTCAATTTAGAAATGAAAAGCCCTGTTAATGATGAAAAGCCTAAATCAATTGAAAAGCCACCACATATACAAGAAAAACCACTGGAGACTAAAGCTCCAACAAACAAGCCAGATGGTATTGAGGCTAAAAAACCTGAAATGAAAGAAGAAACAGGCAAAAAAATTGAAAAACCTCAAGCTACACCGGAAAAAGGCATTGTACTTGAAAAACCTAAAACTACAGAAGAAAAAGGTATCGGGCTTAATGAACCTAAAGCTGAAGAAAAGCCTAAGGAAGAAATTGAGCCTAAAGTAAATCCTGGCTATGCCAGTGAACATGTAGTTAAGATTGAAGATGCTGAAGTTTCAAAAGAGGTTGAAGTGAAATATAAAAGAAACTTGACCGAATCAAAAGTGAGCTTTGACAAATTCAAGGTCCTGAAAGACACAAGCAACAAATCATACACTAGCGGGGAGATTAGAAATCTAATCGATTACTTCCAAAACAGATACAAAAAATTATCTGGAATATTGGAAAAAAGGCCAGAACTTAGAACCTGGCAAAAGATCAATGAAATCACTGAAAACCAGACTGACTTGAACCTAATCGTAATGATTACAGACATCAGAAGCACTAAAAACGGCCATTATCTCATTGAAGTGGAAGACGATACAGGTTCCTTGCCTATTTTAGTAAGCAAGGATAATGATGAGCTCATAAGAGCTGCAAGAAACCTGATGAGAGATGAAGTGATTGGTGTCATTGCACAAAAGAGAGCTGGCCAAAGTGAAAACCAATTGGCAATTTGCCAAAATCTAATTGATCCTGATGTTCCAAGAAAGGATAGAAAAGAGGTTGATTTCGGTACTGTATTCACTTCAGATATTCACATAGGAAGTTCTACATTCCTTGAAGATGCATTTGTCAGATTCACCAAATGGCTTAATGGTGACTATGGTAACGAAGAGCAAAGGGAAATGGCTAATAACGTTAAGTATATGATTATCGGTGGAGATATTGTAGACGGAATCGGTGTTTATCCAAATCAGGATAAGGAATTGGCCATTAAGGACATTACAGCCCAATATGATGAGGCAGCTCGTTTGGTTGGTGATATCCGAAGTGACATTAAAATCATCATCACTCCTGGAAACCACGACGCTTCAAGAGTTGCAGAGCCACAGCCTGCTGTTCCTGAAAAGTATGCTAAATCATTATACAAGCTAAATAACGTTGAATTCCTCTCAAATCCTAGTACAGTAAGCTTGGATGGCCTTGAAGTATTGATTTACCATGGAAGAGGCATAGATGACATGGTGATGGGATCAAATGACTTTTCACATGAACGCAATGACCTCGTAATGAAGGAATTCCTAAGAAAAAGACATTTGGCTCCATTGTATGGTGAAAGAACCCCACTTGCTTCAGAGCTTGAGGATCACTTGGTTATTGATAGGGTACCTGACGTATTGCATACAGGCCATGTTCATATTAACACCTATGCAAACTATAATGGAATTCACTGTATAAATTCAGGTACTTTCCAGACTCAAACAGAGTTCCAGAAAATTTACAACATCGTGCCAACACCTGCAGAGGTTCCTATCATTGATGTAGGTGGAAATTACAAGCAATTGAAATTCATTGATTAA
- a CDS encoding cysteine-rich small domain-containing protein, with protein sequence MINLISMGSDIGNITVNVFNAIIEADIIVNYDNIDLSDLDTYIKDKEIIANGLEEQNEVSIGLDESESIDETGDIYSKLEESYLKIELAISRSQDNNVALICSNKRNIYGIANLLIQMSSKHSDIELKIYPAVSPIDYSSAVLGAPLNDFVAIDLNNHLVSDKELRNKIKFALKNDFVLFIHNPIGENGDKCNFNILKEVMDDFSNELLVGIVNDGYRYEISKFNEINEDNIIENSTLIIGNKLTYRLEDYMVTSSDYVVKPKFISQNIDFFERYLKDETPKGLDYDCEYLPCHKELEACDFCYCPFYPCADGLTGGEWIKDKDVWSCQHCDWIHLEEPCQAVRKGLEDILEDKNDLKIKHMELLKLRRECLLKTLK encoded by the coding sequence ATGATTAATCTTATTAGCATGGGTTCTGATATAGGAAACATTACTGTAAATGTATTTAATGCCATAATTGAAGCAGATATCATAGTCAATTATGATAATATTGACTTAAGCGATTTGGATACATATATTAAAGATAAGGAAATCATTGCCAATGGCTTAGAAGAGCAAAATGAAGTAAGCATTGGTTTGGATGAGTCAGAGTCTATTGACGAGACTGGCGATATCTATTCCAAACTTGAGGAATCTTACTTGAAGATAGAATTGGCCATTTCAAGGTCTCAAGACAACAATGTGGCTCTAATCTGCTCCAACAAGAGAAACATTTATGGTATAGCCAATCTTCTGATTCAAATGAGTTCAAAACATAGTGATATTGAATTGAAGATTTATCCAGCTGTTTCTCCAATAGATTACAGTTCAGCTGTATTGGGAGCTCCATTGAATGATTTTGTAGCTATTGACTTGAACAACCATCTTGTATCAGACAAAGAGCTTAGAAATAAGATTAAGTTTGCCTTAAAGAATGACTTTGTTTTATTTATTCATAATCCAATTGGCGAAAATGGCGATAAATGCAATTTCAATATCTTGAAGGAAGTCATGGATGACTTCAGCAATGAATTATTGGTTGGCATTGTGAATGATGGCTATAGATATGAAATCTCAAAGTTCAATGAGATCAATGAGGATAACATTATAGAGAATTCCACTTTGATTATAGGAAACAAGTTGACTTACAGGCTTGAGGATTATATGGTAACTTCATCTGACTATGTGGTCAAGCCTAAGTTCATTTCACAAAACATTGATTTCTTTGAAAGGTACTTGAAGGACGAGACACCTAAGGGTCTTGACTATGATTGCGAATATTTGCCATGCCATAAGGAATTGGAGGCATGTGATTTCTGTTATTGTCCTTTCTATCCATGTGCTGATGGATTGACAGGCGGTGAATGGATCAAGGACAAGGATGTATGGAGCTGTCAACATTGTGACTGGATTCATCTTGAAGAGCCATGTCAGGCTGTAAGAAAAGGACTTGAAGACATTTTGGAAGATAAGAACGATTTGAAAATAAAGCATATGGAATTATTGAAATTGAGACGTGAATGTCTATTGAAAACTTTAAAATAA
- a CDS encoding class II aldolase/adducin family protein yields MEKEIVKSVVEMSAYVFERGLVSGKAGNVSARFKGENGDIVAITPTLKSLADLREEDIVLVNEKGELLTKGKPSSEVGMHLAIYREKPDVYGIAHTHSPYATGFAFSAKKIKRLEGFGAIKSEYLKDIEYFKPGSKELAEAASEALRTEDAIILKNHGVIATGETVKEAAALVEFVEEIAKTQFVTHVLNSIE; encoded by the coding sequence ATGGAAAAGGAAATTGTAAAATCCGTAGTGGAAATGTCAGCATATGTATTTGAAAGAGGATTGGTCTCTGGAAAAGCTGGCAATGTAAGTGCAAGATTCAAAGGTGAAAACGGCGACATAGTGGCCATCACACCTACCTTAAAATCCCTTGCAGACTTAAGGGAAGAGGACATTGTTCTCGTGAATGAAAAGGGGGAATTATTGACAAAAGGAAAGCCATCATCTGAAGTTGGAATGCACTTGGCAATATACAGAGAAAAGCCTGATGTTTACGGTATTGCACATACACATTCACCTTATGCAACAGGATTTGCATTTTCTGCCAAGAAAATTAAACGTCTTGAAGGATTTGGAGCCATTAAGTCCGAATACTTGAAGGACATTGAATACTTCAAGCCAGGAAGCAAGGAGCTTGCTGAAGCTGCAAGTGAAGCTCTAAGGACAGAAGATGCAATCATCTTGAAGAACCATGGAGTCATAGCAACTGGAGAGACAGTGAAGGAAGCTGCAGCTCTTGTTGAATTCGTTGAGGAAATAGCTAAAACACAGTTTGTGACTCATGTCTTGAATTCAATTGAATAG